Proteins encoded within one genomic window of Aurantiacibacter spongiae:
- a CDS encoding SDR family NAD(P)-dependent oxidoreductase: MTNILVTGSSRGIGRSIVESLRARGANVVGHATSAVDADTIAADFADPPAPQMLWQQAVDRMEGRIDVLVNNAGLFEQSPLDASDIEWLDRWEDTLRINLTSAAQLSRFAVRHWRASGRGGRIVHVASRAGHRGDSPSHWHYAAAKAGMLAMHKTIARGYGSDNILSFAIAPGFTDTAMAGDYLASRGGPGLLADIPLGRVAEPEEIAEIVTFCALDAPASMTGATIDANGASHVR, from the coding sequence ATGACCAATATTCTCGTCACGGGATCGAGCCGCGGTATCGGCAGGTCCATCGTCGAAAGCCTTCGCGCAAGGGGAGCGAACGTGGTGGGGCATGCGACCAGCGCGGTGGACGCGGACACGATCGCAGCCGACTTCGCCGACCCGCCCGCCCCGCAGATGCTCTGGCAACAGGCCGTCGACCGGATGGAGGGACGGATCGACGTGCTGGTTAACAATGCCGGTCTGTTCGAACAAAGTCCGCTCGATGCGAGCGACATCGAATGGCTCGACCGGTGGGAGGACACCTTGCGCATAAACCTCACCTCGGCGGCGCAACTCTCGCGCTTCGCGGTACGTCACTGGCGCGCGAGCGGACGGGGCGGGCGGATCGTCCATGTCGCCAGCCGCGCCGGGCATCGCGGCGATTCCCCGTCGCACTGGCACTACGCGGCGGCGAAGGCCGGGATGCTTGCGATGCACAAGACCATCGCGCGCGGTTACGGCAGCGACAATATCCTCAGCTTCGCCATAGCGCCGGGCTTTACCGACACGGCGATGGCGGGTGACTACCTGGCCAGCCGGGGCGGGCCGGGCCTGCTGGCGGACATCCCGCTGGGCCGGGTCGCGGAACCGGAGGAGATCGCCGAAATCGTGACTTTCTGTGCGCTCGACGCGCCGGCTAGCATGACCGGCGCGACCATCGACGCCAATGGTGCCAGTCATGTCCGGTAG
- a CDS encoding MBL fold metallo-hydrolase produces the protein MSAQSGAPGRWACLSLFAIALGLSSCVAPQGPPQKVSSAVVDRARDLAATPADWAAACGDWDDWDQRAPAFRVFGNTYHVGTCGISALLVAGPEGHVLIDTGTRQGSVGVLENIRNLGFAPENVVAVLTSHEHFDHVGGLWWVNRNTGARVVTSPKAAPVLASGQASPDDPQSGRNPPMRAIPADLIDTVTPGHPVTLAGMAFTPIASPGHTSGALSWQWESCEGSDCRTIVFADSLTPVSRDDYRFADHPAYLRAYRDSIARIAALECDILLTPHPSASRMRDKALAGEFASEPKCGRYAQTVLGQLQTRLTGEARE, from the coding sequence ATGAGCGCGCAATCGGGCGCGCCGGGCCGGTGGGCCTGCCTCTCCTTGTTCGCGATAGCCCTGGGCCTGTCGTCCTGCGTTGCCCCGCAAGGGCCGCCGCAAAAGGTAAGTTCCGCCGTGGTGGATCGCGCGCGCGATCTTGCGGCGACTCCGGCGGACTGGGCCGCGGCCTGCGGTGACTGGGACGACTGGGACCAGCGCGCCCCGGCCTTCCGCGTCTTCGGCAATACCTATCACGTTGGGACTTGCGGCATCAGCGCACTGCTCGTTGCCGGACCCGAGGGGCATGTGCTGATCGATACCGGAACGCGGCAGGGATCGGTCGGTGTGCTGGAGAACATTCGCAATCTCGGTTTCGCGCCGGAAAACGTCGTCGCGGTGCTGACGAGTCACGAACATTTCGATCACGTCGGCGGCCTGTGGTGGGTGAACCGCAATACGGGCGCGCGCGTCGTGACCTCGCCGAAGGCCGCCCCGGTCCTCGCGTCGGGCCAGGCGAGCCCGGACGATCCGCAATCCGGCCGCAATCCCCCGATGCGAGCAATTCCGGCCGACCTGATCGATACCGTCACGCCCGGTCACCCGGTCACGCTTGCGGGAATGGCCTTCACGCCCATAGCCTCCCCCGGTCATACGTCCGGGGCGCTCAGCTGGCAGTGGGAAAGCTGCGAAGGGTCCGACTGCCGCACCATCGTGTTTGCCGACAGTCTCACCCCGGTGAGCCGTGACGATTACCGGTTTGCGGATCACCCGGCCTATCTGCGCGCATACCGGGACAGTATCGCGCGGATTGCTGCTCTCGAATGCGACATCCTGTTGACGCCGCATCCCTCGGCCAGCCGCATGCGGGACAAGGCGCTCGCGGGGGAATTCGCCAGCGAACCAAAATGCGGGCGCTATGCGCAAACCGTGCTAGGGCAACTGCAAACGCGACTGACGGGGGAGGCGCGCGAATGA
- a CDS encoding 50S ribosomal protein L11 methyltransferase — MSWKLSAVATREVVEGALARQDEMQGWDDTTVLAGFEVDPDEPDCWRLDAYTATKPTEADREAVRALFSADPPPLIAEALPESDWVSESQRGVDPITAGRFRVRTPEHRPADDPAFVEFCIPAAQAFGTGQHATTAGCLAMLDVMARQGVSPRTVADIGTGTGLLAFAAMALWPHGRFTASDIDPVCDQAVVANAALNGIDLGDKRGELTMLVADGLADERLARRAPFDLLIANILAGPLIDLAPDFAEAVNPRGSIVLAGLLRTQDAAVRSAYRRVGFRLQKRILRGDWSVLWLRHRFVGQVR, encoded by the coding sequence ATGAGCTGGAAACTGTCGGCGGTCGCCACCAGGGAGGTAGTCGAGGGGGCGCTGGCGCGGCAGGACGAAATGCAAGGCTGGGACGATACCACCGTCCTGGCGGGGTTCGAGGTCGATCCGGACGAACCCGATTGCTGGCGTCTCGATGCCTATACGGCAACGAAGCCTACCGAGGCGGATCGCGAGGCCGTACGCGCGCTTTTTTCCGCGGATCCTCCGCCGCTGATCGCAGAAGCCTTGCCCGAAAGCGATTGGGTCAGCGAAAGCCAGAGGGGCGTCGACCCGATCACCGCGGGGCGTTTCCGCGTGCGTACCCCCGAGCACCGCCCGGCCGACGACCCCGCGTTCGTGGAGTTCTGCATCCCCGCCGCGCAGGCATTCGGCACCGGACAGCATGCCACCACCGCTGGGTGCCTGGCCATGCTGGATGTCATGGCACGGCAGGGGGTCAGTCCGCGCACGGTTGCCGATATCGGAACCGGCACCGGCCTTCTCGCCTTTGCCGCCATGGCCCTGTGGCCCCACGGTCGCTTTACCGCGAGCGATATCGACCCGGTATGCGATCAGGCGGTTGTCGCCAATGCGGCGCTCAATGGAATTGATCTGGGGGATAAGCGGGGCGAACTGACGATGCTCGTCGCCGATGGATTGGCCGACGAGAGGCTTGCGCGGCGCGCGCCGTTCGATCTTCTCATCGCCAATATCCTGGCAGGTCCGCTTATCGATCTCGCTCCGGATTTCGCCGAGGCCGTGAACCCCCGCGGCAGCATCGTACTCGCCGGATTGCTCCGCACGCAGGATGCGGCGGTCCGCTCCGCCTATCGCCGCGTCGGATTCCGCTTGCAGAAGCGTATCCTTCGTGGCGACTGGTCGGTCCTGTGGCTGAGACACCGCTTCGTGGGGCAGGTCCGCTGA
- a CDS encoding PilZ domain-containing protein yields the protein MSHDRIERRHDIAIVGRLRTTTGARDVTILDISERGCRIRDRMGRLPENTSVTIKIGPIGPVDSVARWREGELVGLRFDRPLYPAVMEHIRQHFDLRILGKGDIDRSP from the coding sequence TTGAGCCATGATCGCATCGAGCGCAGACACGACATCGCCATCGTCGGACGGCTTCGAACCACAACCGGTGCGCGCGACGTAACCATTCTCGACATTTCCGAACGCGGTTGCCGCATTCGCGACCGCATGGGCAGGCTGCCCGAAAACACTTCCGTAACGATCAAGATTGGTCCGATCGGCCCGGTCGATTCGGTGGCTCGCTGGCGCGAGGGCGAGCTGGTCGGCCTACGGTTCGACCGTCCGCTCTACCCGGCTGTGATGGAACACATCCGTCAGCACTTCGACCTGCGCATCCTGGGAAAGGGGGATATCGACCGAAGCCCGTAG
- the ligA gene encoding NAD-dependent DNA ligase LigA — translation MANVGSEADAANELMRLAKQIRRANRMYHAEDAPEISDAEYDALVRRNAELEAAFPHLVRPDSPSQEIGHEVGTSPLSKVMHEVRMMSLDNAFANDEVAEFVARVRRFLSLDEGEAIAFTAEDKIDGLSCSLRYEKGELVLAATRGDGQVGENVTANVAHVRDIPRRLRGSNVPELFEVRGEVYMAKRDFLALNAAQDEAGEKLFANPRNAAAGSLRQKDARVTAQRPLRFFAHGWGAASAVPGESQSDVMRRIADWGLPVSAHLKRCVDLEEMLLAFERLADERAGLGYEIDGVVYKVDRLDWQKRLGFVARAPRWAIARKFPAERAETTLESIDIQVGRTGKLTPVGRLSPVLVGGVTVTNVTLHNRDEIDRLGVRPGDRVVIQRAGDVIPQVVENLTRDEKRVPFVFPDHCPVCASEAVSEEGEVDVRCTGGLICRAQRFERLKHFVSRGALDIDGLGEKTIAEFLDQGWLGNGPADIFRLRDHRDEILALEGWQDKSVDNLLASVEKRRSPDAARLLFGLGIRHVGSVTSRDLMTHLHTLPALRDAAEKARAGDEDAALALTSIDGVGPAVVNALGDFFHEEHNRALWDDLLGELDVPRYEVEQVDSAVAGKTVVFTGRLETMSRDEAKAQAERLGAKASGSISARTDLLVAGPGAGSKLKKAGELGIEVIDEARWAEIVAQAGADAR, via the coding sequence ATGGCGAATGTGGGTTCAGAAGCCGACGCCGCAAACGAATTGATGCGGCTGGCGAAGCAGATCAGACGCGCGAACCGAATGTATCACGCGGAGGATGCACCGGAAATCAGCGATGCGGAGTACGACGCGCTCGTGCGCCGGAACGCTGAACTTGAAGCGGCCTTCCCCCACCTCGTCCGGCCCGACTCACCGTCGCAGGAGATCGGACACGAGGTGGGCACCTCGCCGTTGTCGAAGGTGATGCACGAGGTGCGGATGATGAGCCTCGACAATGCCTTTGCGAACGACGAAGTGGCCGAGTTCGTCGCACGGGTCCGCCGGTTCCTCTCGCTGGACGAAGGGGAAGCCATCGCTTTCACGGCGGAGGACAAGATCGATGGCCTGTCCTGCTCGCTACGCTACGAGAAGGGCGAACTGGTTCTCGCCGCCACACGAGGCGACGGGCAGGTGGGCGAGAACGTGACGGCAAATGTCGCCCATGTTCGCGACATCCCCCGGCGGCTTCGGGGGAGCAACGTGCCCGAACTGTTCGAAGTGCGCGGTGAAGTCTACATGGCGAAACGGGATTTTCTCGCCTTGAACGCGGCGCAGGACGAGGCGGGCGAAAAGCTGTTCGCCAATCCTCGAAACGCGGCGGCAGGCTCGCTGCGGCAGAAGGACGCGCGCGTCACCGCGCAGCGCCCGCTGCGCTTCTTCGCCCATGGCTGGGGAGCGGCGAGCGCGGTCCCTGGCGAAAGCCAGTCCGACGTCATGCGGCGCATTGCCGACTGGGGGCTGCCGGTCTCAGCGCATCTGAAAAGGTGCGTCGATCTTGAGGAAATGCTGCTTGCTTTCGAACGGCTGGCGGACGAGCGGGCGGGGCTGGGCTACGAGATCGACGGCGTGGTCTACAAGGTCGACCGGCTGGATTGGCAGAAGCGGCTCGGCTTCGTCGCCAGGGCACCACGCTGGGCCATTGCCCGCAAGTTTCCTGCCGAGCGGGCGGAGACGACGCTGGAAAGTATCGATATCCAAGTCGGACGAACGGGCAAGCTTACTCCTGTTGGACGGCTCTCGCCCGTACTGGTCGGCGGCGTCACCGTTACCAACGTTACCTTGCACAATCGCGACGAGATCGATCGGTTGGGTGTGCGCCCCGGCGACCGGGTGGTCATCCAGCGCGCCGGCGACGTCATTCCGCAGGTTGTCGAGAACCTGACGCGCGATGAAAAGCGCGTGCCGTTCGTCTTTCCCGATCATTGTCCGGTCTGCGCGAGCGAGGCGGTGAGCGAGGAGGGCGAAGTCGACGTGCGATGCACCGGCGGTCTCATCTGCCGGGCGCAGCGGTTCGAGCGTCTCAAGCATTTCGTCAGCCGTGGAGCGCTCGATATCGACGGGTTGGGCGAGAAGACGATCGCCGAGTTCCTGGACCAGGGCTGGCTCGGCAACGGGCCTGCCGACATCTTTCGACTACGCGACCATCGCGACGAGATTCTCGCACTCGAGGGGTGGCAGGACAAGTCTGTGGACAACCTGTTGGCTTCGGTGGAAAAGCGGCGCTCACCCGATGCCGCCCGGCTGCTGTTCGGTCTCGGCATCCGGCATGTCGGCAGCGTCACCTCGCGTGATCTGATGACGCACTTGCACACCCTTCCGGCACTGCGCGACGCGGCGGAAAAAGCGCGTGCGGGTGACGAGGACGCGGCGCTCGCGCTCACATCCATCGACGGCGTCGGTCCGGCAGTTGTGAACGCATTGGGCGACTTCTTCCACGAGGAGCACAACCGTGCGCTCTGGGACGATCTTCTCGGCGAACTCGACGTGCCGCGTTACGAAGTCGAGCAGGTCGACAGCGCGGTGGCGGGAAAGACGGTGGTGTTCACCGGCAGACTTGAGACGATGAGCCGTGACGAGGCCAAGGCGCAGGCCGAACGGTTGGGGGCGAAGGCGTCGGGTTCAATCAGCGCCAGGACCGATCTGCTGGTGGCGGGACCGGGGGCCGGTTCGAAACTGAAAAAGGCCGGGGAGCTGGGTATTGAAGTGATCGACGAAGCGCGCTGGGCAGAGATCGTCGCGCAAGCGGGCGCAGACGCGCGCTAG
- a CDS encoding DUF4396 domain-containing protein, protein MWASVAKGASHCGAGCTLGDIIAEWSAFAVPVIATWFGYRWLFAEEILAIWVLDYIVAYAIGIVFQYFTIKPMRDVSVGEGIWQAIKADTLSITSWQVGMYGVMALAQFVWFRQAYGGTAAVDRPEFWFAMQVAMLGGFLTAYPTNWILIRKGLKEKM, encoded by the coding sequence ATGTGGGCATCGGTTGCGAAGGGCGCGTCGCATTGCGGGGCGGGGTGCACGCTGGGCGACATCATCGCGGAATGGAGTGCCTTCGCCGTGCCGGTGATCGCGACCTGGTTCGGTTATCGCTGGCTGTTCGCCGAGGAAATCCTGGCGATCTGGGTTCTCGATTACATCGTTGCCTACGCCATCGGCATCGTCTTCCAGTACTTCACCATCAAGCCGATGCGCGATGTCTCGGTAGGCGAGGGCATCTGGCAAGCGATCAAGGCGGATACGCTTTCCATCACCTCCTGGCAGGTCGGCATGTACGGCGTCATGGCGCTGGCGCAGTTCGTGTGGTTCCGGCAGGCCTATGGCGGGACCGCAGCCGTCGATCGGCCGGAGTTCTGGTTCGCCATGCAGGTGGCAATGCTCGGGGGCTTTCTGACGGCATACCCCACCAACTGGATACTGATCCGCAAAGGACTGAAGGAAAAGATGTAG
- the recN gene encoding DNA repair protein RecN, which yields MLTSLAIRNIVLIEALDLGFDAGLGVLTGETGAGKSILLDALGLVLGNRADSALVRVGEDRASVIATFEFPHLPAPLAEVLGDAGVEIEPGEPLIVRRQVRADGGSKAFVNDQPVGVALLRAMSGSLVELHGQHDDRGLVNPRGHRALLDRYADADTAGVADAWTGWRQARDALADAEGAIEQARADQDLLLAHLAELAAIEPAAGEEEHLANARTDMQKGERLAGDLEELRLVWDGSDSPLARLRGAARKLDRIAPEHPLLAEALAALDRAVIEAGEAEEKLEAAAEAMTHDPAELDRIETRLFELRALARKHGVQVDDLPETMRGLRERLDAIEHGEAGLAELRQAAEQAGSAYRARAEALHASRVAAALQLDAAVAAELAPLKLDAARFRTAVAALPEDRWGPQGMDAVEFLIATNPGADFAPLAKIASGGELSRFILALKVALAEQGGAATVIFDEIDRGVGGAVASAIGERLARLADGGQLLAVTHSPQVAARGRRQYLIAKSSEGTVTKTSVTLLDEEGRRQEIARMLSGAEVTPEARAQAGRLLEGV from the coding sequence ATGCTGACCTCGCTCGCCATCCGGAACATCGTGCTGATCGAGGCGCTCGATCTGGGATTCGACGCGGGACTGGGCGTGCTGACGGGCGAAACGGGGGCCGGGAAATCCATTTTGCTGGATGCGCTCGGTCTGGTTCTCGGCAACCGGGCGGACAGCGCGCTTGTGCGCGTCGGGGAGGACCGGGCGAGCGTCATCGCCACGTTCGAATTTCCACACCTGCCCGCGCCGCTTGCGGAAGTCCTCGGGGATGCCGGGGTCGAGATCGAACCGGGTGAACCGCTGATCGTGCGCCGGCAGGTCAGGGCCGACGGCGGATCCAAGGCATTCGTGAACGACCAGCCGGTGGGCGTGGCGCTGCTGCGCGCAATGTCGGGCTCGCTTGTGGAACTGCACGGCCAGCACGATGACCGCGGACTGGTGAATCCACGGGGCCACCGCGCTTTGCTGGATCGCTACGCCGACGCGGATACGGCGGGGGTGGCTGACGCGTGGACCGGCTGGCGGCAGGCGCGCGATGCGCTGGCGGACGCGGAAGGCGCGATCGAACAGGCGCGGGCCGATCAGGATCTGCTGCTGGCGCATCTTGCCGAACTCGCCGCGATCGAACCCGCAGCGGGGGAGGAAGAACACCTCGCCAATGCCCGCACCGACATGCAGAAGGGCGAGAGGCTGGCGGGCGATCTCGAAGAGTTGCGGCTCGTCTGGGACGGATCGGATTCGCCATTGGCCCGCCTTCGCGGGGCGGCGCGCAAGCTGGACCGCATCGCACCCGAGCACCCCCTGCTCGCCGAGGCGCTCGCCGCGCTCGACAGGGCGGTCATCGAAGCGGGCGAGGCCGAGGAGAAGCTGGAGGCGGCGGCGGAGGCGATGACGCATGATCCGGCGGAACTCGACCGGATCGAAACGCGCCTGTTCGAACTGCGCGCGCTGGCCCGCAAGCACGGTGTCCAGGTCGACGATCTGCCCGAAACGATGCGCGGCCTGCGCGAACGGCTCGACGCGATCGAGCATGGGGAGGCGGGCCTTGCGGAACTGCGCCAGGCTGCCGAGCAGGCCGGTTCGGCCTATCGCGCCCGCGCGGAGGCGCTCCATGCGAGCCGCGTTGCCGCCGCGCTGCAACTCGACGCGGCGGTGGCCGCCGAACTCGCGCCACTCAAGCTCGACGCGGCGCGGTTCAGGACAGCGGTGGCGGCCCTGCCGGAAGACCGCTGGGGGCCGCAGGGGATGGACGCCGTCGAATTTCTCATCGCCACCAATCCGGGTGCGGACTTCGCCCCCCTCGCCAAGATCGCCAGCGGCGGCGAATTGTCGCGCTTCATCCTGGCGCTGAAGGTGGCGCTGGCCGAGCAGGGCGGTGCGGCGACGGTCATCTTCGACGAGATCGACCGCGGCGTGGGCGGGGCCGTTGCAAGCGCCATCGGCGAACGGCTGGCGCGGCTTGCCGATGGCGGGCAGCTGCTCGCCGTCACGCACAGCCCGCAAGTCGCCGCGCGGGGCCGTCGCCAGTACCTGATCGCCAAATCGAGCGAGGGTACGGTCACGAAGACGTCGGTGACGTTGCTCGACGAGGAAGGACGTCGGCAGGAAATCGCACGCATGCTGTCGGGCGCGGAGGTGACGCCGGAAGCCAGGGCGCAGGCGGGCAGGCTGCTCGAAGGGGTGTAG
- a CDS encoding PilZ domain-containing protein has product MSVLTIRSHRRYAMRLPVEVERDGGSNTSGLLIELSQQGARISNLRDADYVAGEQVWIQTADDTALEGTVRWAHDGLAGVRLNRSLHLPELRDLLEANRREVESVELQYGT; this is encoded by the coding sequence ATGTCGGTGCTCACCATAAGATCACACAGACGATATGCCATGCGCTTGCCGGTCGAAGTCGAACGCGACGGCGGATCCAATACCAGTGGTCTGCTGATCGAACTGTCGCAACAGGGCGCGCGCATCAGCAATCTGCGCGATGCGGATTACGTCGCCGGCGAGCAGGTCTGGATCCAGACGGCCGACGATACCGCGCTGGAGGGAACCGTTCGCTGGGCGCATGACGGCCTGGCGGGTGTCCGGCTCAACCGGTCGCTGCACCTTCCGGAATTGCGCGATCTGCTCGAAGCCAACCGGCGCGAAGTCGAATCGGTGGAACTGCAATACGGCACCTGA
- a CDS encoding outer membrane protein assembly factor BamD: MITNKALRAALGCAVSAALLAGCGGGSRPSANADVAYVARDVESLYTAAKDRLDKGDLKVAAALFDEVERQHPYSPWARRAQLMSAFSYYAARDYTSAIQSATRFLSIHPGNRDAPYAYYLIAISYYEQISDVERDQAITRQALSALNEVNRRFPRSPYAADARLKIDLVNDHLAGKEMEVGRFYERTGQWLAAQLRFQNVVEDYQTTSHIPEALYRLTETSLQLGVPQEAQRYAAVLGANYPGNEWYDRAYELMQDHAPQTVAAGG; the protein is encoded by the coding sequence ATGATCACGAACAAAGCCCTTCGTGCCGCGCTTGGCTGCGCGGTTTCCGCGGCCCTCCTCGCCGGATGCGGCGGGGGTAGTCGACCTAGTGCGAATGCCGACGTCGCCTATGTCGCGCGGGACGTGGAATCGCTCTACACCGCGGCCAAGGACAGGCTCGACAAGGGTGATCTCAAGGTCGCGGCCGCCCTGTTCGACGAAGTCGAGCGCCAGCACCCGTATTCCCCGTGGGCGCGCCGCGCGCAGTTGATGAGCGCCTTCAGTTACTACGCCGCGCGCGATTACACGAGTGCGATCCAGTCCGCGACGCGCTTCCTGTCGATTCACCCGGGCAATCGGGACGCGCCCTATGCCTATTACCTTATCGCCATCAGCTATTACGAGCAGATCAGCGACGTCGAACGCGACCAGGCCATCACGCGGCAGGCCTTGTCCGCGCTGAACGAGGTCAACCGCCGCTTCCCGCGCAGCCCCTACGCCGCTGACGCGAGGCTCAAGATCGATCTCGTCAACGATCACCTGGCGGGCAAGGAAATGGAAGTCGGCCGGTTTTACGAAAGGACCGGTCAGTGGCTGGCCGCGCAATTGCGCTTTCAGAACGTGGTCGAGGATTACCAGACCACCAGCCATATTCCCGAGGCGCTCTACCGGCTGACCGAGACCAGTCTGCAACTGGGCGTGCCGCAGGAAGCGCAGCGCTATGCCGCCGTCTTGGGGGCGAACTACCCGGGGAACGAGTGGTACGACCGCGCCTACGAACTGATGCAGGACCACGCCCCGCAAACCGTTGCGGCCGGGGGCTGA
- a CDS encoding UrcA family protein, which produces MTRSLIATATLAALLCVGTSPAVARANETGLRSVAVYTADLDIGTAKDQRRLRQRVARTARDVCGMNVQVPGTTLPTAQARRCYFDNLRKVDRHIAQGAERRAQFASSRRD; this is translated from the coding sequence ATGACCCGCAGCCTGATTGCCACCGCCACTCTTGCCGCCCTGCTCTGCGTCGGCACCTCGCCGGCCGTTGCGCGCGCGAACGAGACCGGATTGCGCAGCGTCGCGGTCTATACCGCGGATCTCGATATTGGCACCGCGAAAGATCAGCGGCGCCTGAGGCAACGTGTCGCACGCACTGCCCGCGACGTGTGCGGAATGAACGTCCAGGTGCCTGGCACGACCCTGCCGACGGCGCAGGCCAGGCGCTGCTACTTCGATAACCTGCGCAAGGTCGACCGGCACATCGCGCAGGGCGCGGAGCGACGGGCGCAGTTCGCCTCGTCCAGACGCGACTGA
- a CDS encoding 2OG-Fe(II) oxygenase, giving the protein MTRSLFRLNPDLDRETLARDFARDRRLQISDILTDETARELRAIMMEATPWGIAVQAGADAEPRSWPADQLRDRAVGNEVVEMVRRTDKAAAERDYAFRSHRYSLVEAVQKGWDPGGPYEILLEHLNAPDFLGLMREVTGIAELAKADGNASCFGPQHFLGRHQDSHVGEGWRIAYVLNMTIDDWYPDWGGYLVFFDDNGDMKKGYMPCFNTLNLFAVPQAHAVTYVPPFAPRGRYAISGWLRDR; this is encoded by the coding sequence ATGACCAGATCGCTGTTTCGCCTCAACCCCGATCTCGACCGGGAAACGCTGGCCCGGGACTTCGCCCGCGACCGGCGGCTGCAGATCTCCGATATCCTTACCGACGAGACTGCACGAGAACTCAGAGCCATCATGATGGAGGCAACGCCCTGGGGGATCGCCGTCCAGGCCGGCGCCGATGCAGAACCCCGCTCATGGCCGGCCGACCAGCTGCGCGATCGCGCGGTCGGCAACGAGGTTGTCGAAATGGTCAGGCGGACCGACAAGGCCGCGGCGGAGCGCGATTACGCCTTCCGCTCCCACCGGTATTCGCTGGTCGAGGCGGTACAGAAGGGATGGGATCCGGGGGGGCCCTACGAAATCCTTCTTGAGCATCTCAACGCGCCCGATTTCCTCGGGCTGATGCGCGAGGTGACGGGTATCGCAGAGCTGGCGAAGGCGGATGGCAATGCCAGTTGCTTCGGCCCCCAGCACTTCCTCGGACGGCATCAGGACAGTCACGTCGGTGAAGGCTGGCGCATCGCCTACGTCCTCAACATGACGATCGACGACTGGTATCCGGACTGGGGCGGCTACCTCGTCTTCTTCGACGACAACGGCGATATGAAGAAGGGTTACATGCCCTGTTTCAACACGCTGAACCTGTTTGCCGTGCCGCAGGCCCACGCGGTCACCTATGTCCCGCCTTTCGCGCCGAGAGGGCGGTACGCGATCAGCGGCTGGTTGCGCGACCGGTGA